TATAATCCCGTTTTTAAGATTCAAACAAGATAAATCGGAGGTGCGATAATGAAATACTACTGGCTTTTATTGTTATTTACATTGCTTTTATCACAGGCAACATGGATTTTCATAGATGCACGAAAAAGAGGTGAAAAATATTACTGGCTTTGGGGCTTATTCGGGCTATTGAATATTCCATCATCATTGATAATCTATCTTTTAGTGACACGTCATGGCGAATCAAAATGTACAAAGTGTGGCTCATCAATAAAAAGCAATTACAATTATTGTCCATTCTGTGGCAATAATTTAAAACCCTCAATATGCACAAAATGTGGCATGGAGATCAAAGATAATTGGATATATTGCCCGAATTGTTCAAAAAAATTGAAGGAGGAATAATTTATGTTTACTGATCTAAGTAAATTTGAAATTTTAATATTATTCAGTTAATACTTATGTTGTTTTCCATTTATAGGCTTATACAACAAAGTTTTAAAACAAATAAGCTTTAATGTTGATACAGGCTCTGTTTATGGTTTTTTAGGTAAGAATGGTGCTGGTA
This portion of the Thermoanaerobacterium sp. RBIITD genome encodes:
- a CDS encoding zinc ribbon domain-containing protein, which gives rise to MKYYWLLLLFTLLLSQATWIFIDARKRGEKYYWLWGLFGLLNIPSSLIIYLLVTRHGESKCTKCGSSIKSNYNYCPFCGNNLKPSICTKCGMEIKDNWIYCPNCSKKLKEE